Within the Solidesulfovibrio sp. genome, the region CGCCACAGGCGGCGGCGCAAAAAGCCGAGACGCCCCGGACGGAAACGGAAGCGGCCGAGGCGGCGAAGTCCGATCCCGCCGCGTCCGACACCGATTCCCGGGCCGGCTAGCGCCGGCCCGGACGGACGGTCCCCGGCGGGCCGAAAGCGACTATCACGCGGCCGCATTCCCAATGATTCGAGGCTGTTTTGGGAATGCGGCCGTTTTTGTCGGGGCCGATGAAGCCGGCCTTCCCCGCCCCGTCCCGCCAGCCGACGCCGCCCCCGCGCCTTGACAAGGCCTGCCTTTCAAGGCATAGGTAGGCTAGAGGCGACGGCCGCCGCCCTCCGTCAGGCGCCGCACCGTTTCCGCCCGGGCAAAGCGCGATCGTGACGCGCCATCTGGCCCGGGCCGGGTGACCCTGTCTTTCACGCGGCCGCCTCGCTTCGCCAACGACTGCATGTCGTTTCGTCCCGCCGTCGGCTGTCGGCGACCGGGACACGACCTCTCGCCACGCGAGCCACTCCACCAAGCGGACGACCGAGACGGCCAGGCACGGCCTGGCTCATAAGGCCCCACCGCCCACGATACGCGTCCCCTCCGGACGCCGGCGCACCGGCCCCCTCGTCGTCTCGAAGCCATGGAGCGACGATGCGAAACGCCCATATGCTGCTGCCCACCGTGACGCTGCTCGTCATGGCCTTTGCCATGCCCGGCTGCGCCGGCACCAAGACGACCAAGGCCGCCCCCGCCCAGACCGCCGCCGCGCCCGACACCCTGGACCGACTGGCCGAACCGGATTTCCTGTTCACCGGCAAGGGCAAGCGCCCCGGCAATTCCCTGCGGGTCAAGGCCCTGGCCTATACCGCCTGCTCGGTGGGCAAAAAGAAGTCCAAACGCGCGCCGCGCGGCGCCTGGGGCGACGTCCTGACCGAGGAGGTCAACGCCGTGGCCGTTTCGCCGGACCTGCTGGACATGGGCCTGGACCGGGGCGACCTCATCCGCATCGAAGGCCTGCCCGGCCAGTACAAGGTCCTCGACGTCATGCACGGCCGCCACGACAAGACCATCGACATCTTCTACGGCGACGACCGCTGCGGCGCCATGCAGTGGGGCAGGCGCACCCTGACCATCACCTGGCAGTAGCGCCGGGCCGGCGACGCTAGGGCAGCACTTCCACCAGCACGTAGCGGGCCACGAACCCCAGGGCGTAGACGCACACCAGCACCAGAAAAAACGCCTTGAAAAGCCCTCGGCCACCGCGTCCCTCGGCCGCCCGGGACAGGGCGAAGGCGACGACCACGGCGACGAGCAGCCCGAATCCCAGCGCCAAAGCCACCTTGAGCAGCGAAACATCCGCCATGTCCGTTCCCCGGGAGCGCCCTGGTGCCGTGCCCCGGCAGGCCGCCGGAGGCCTTTGGGGGGCACGGCCTTCACGCCCTGGTTTCGAAAAAGTCGCCGGCCTCTTTCCCCTGTCGTGACGATCTAGCGCTGGTCGAGCGGCACGTAGGGCCGGCGCGGCGGGCCGGTATAGATCTGGCGCGGCCGGTGGATGCGGGTGGTGGGGTCGCGGTTTTCCTCGCGCCAGTGGGCGATCCAGCCCGGCATGCGGCCGATGGCGAACATGACCGGGAACATGTTGACCGGAATGCCCAGGGCCCGCAGGATGATGCCCGAATAGAAGTCCACGTTGGGGTAGAGCTTGCGGCTCTTGAAGTAGTCGTCGGACAGGGCCGCCTCCTCCAGCTCCAGGGCGACGTCCATGAGCGGATCGCTCTTGCCCGACTGGAAGACCAGGTCGTGGGCGGCCTTCTTGAGCACCTTGGCCCGGGGGTCGAAGTTCTTGTAGACCCGGTGGCCAAATCCCATGAGCCGGCGTTCCCTGCGCTTGACCAGGTCCAGGAAGGATTTGACCTTGTGCTTGCCGGCCAGGATCTGTTCCAGCATCTCGATGACCGCCGCGTTGGCCCCGCCGTGCAGCCGTCCCCACAGGGCGCAGATGCCCGAGGACACGCTGGCGAAGAGGTTGGCCTGGGTGGAGCCGACCATGCGCACCGTGGAACAGGAGCAATTCTGCTCGTGGTCGGCGTGGACCACCAGAAACAGCGACAGGGCGGCCACGGCCTGGGGGGTGGCCTCGAAGTCGCGGTTGGGCACGGAAAACATCATGTGCAGGAAGTTGCGGCAATAGCTCAGGTTGGGGTCCGGGTACATGAAGGGCAGGCCGCGCGACTTGCGGTAGCTGAAGGCGGCGATGGTGCGCACCTTGCTCACCAGCTTGGCCACGGCCATGACGAACTCGTCCATGCTCTGGATTTCCAGCAGCTCCGGGTGGTAGTTGCCCAGGGAATTGATGACGGCCGACAGAATGGCCATCGGCTGGCCGCCCGGCTGGAACCCGTCGAAATGGTGGAGCAATCCTTCGTGCAGGAGCTCATGCTCGGACAAGAGCACGCGGAAGTCCGAACGTTCTTCGGAAGTCGGCAGCTTGCCGAAGATGAGCAGCATGGCCGTTTCGATAAACGAGCTCTTTTCGGCCAACTGCTCGATGGGGATGCCGCGGTAGCGCAGGATGCCTTTTTCGCCGTCGACGAAGGTGATGCCCGACAGGCAGGAGCCGGTGTTGGCGTAGCCCGGGTCGAAGGTCAGCAGCCCCGCCTCTTTTTCCAGGGACGTGACGTCGATGCCGACCTCGCCCTCGCTGCCGACGGTCACGGGCAGGTGCAGGGTTTTGTCGCCGTAGGTCAGTGTGGCGGTCTTGACTTCGCGCATGGGACTCCTCGTATCGGCTGGGAGGGAGAACGGCCGCAAGCGGCGCGGCGGTTGGGATGCCGAATTGCCTCGGGGGCAGTATAGAAAAAAAATTCGGCCTTGTCTGCATGTTGCGCGGCGGCCCTGCGGCGGATCAGGCCCAGGGCATCTGGCGCCAATCCAACACCGCGGGAATGTGGCCGTGCTGGCGGGCCAGCAGTTCCAGCGGAGCCAGGGCCAGGCCGGCCACTTCCGGCGCGTAGTCGGCCAGGGCGTCCTCCACCAGTTCGGCCAGGTAGTGGTTGCAGCGGCGGCAGGCCACCACCCGTTCGCCGTCGAAGCCCGGCACGGCGTAGACCTGGGCCGACGGTCCCGGGGCCTCGCAAAACGGGCACTCCGGGCGGGAAAACCGCCAGGCCGTGGCGCACGACGAGCAGATCATGCGCACCCCGCCGCCGTCGCGGCGGGCATGGCCGGGCCAGGCCCCGCACACCGGGCAGTAGCCCCGGTTCCAGGCCGCCTCGGCCACGAGCGGCCCCAGCCGCCTGCCCCGGGCCATGGCCAGGGGCGTGGCCAGTTGCACCCCCCAAAAGGCCAGCACCCGCTCGTCGACGCCCAGGGGATGGGCCAGCGCGGCCACCGCCCGGCGCCGGTCCCGCAACGTCTCGCCCACCACCCGGGCGGCGAAGGCCGCGTCGGCCAGGGCCGCCCGGCCGATGGCCGCCAGGTCCGGGCGCACCTCGCGAAACCCGCTGCTTATGGCCGGCTGGAGCACCTCCACGGCCCGCTCCAAATCCGCCGGCAAAACGGCCAGTTCGTCGCGCGGCTCCAGGCAGGCCCCCTGGGACAGGCGCATGGGGTCGGGGCGCGGCCCGGGCAGGGAGGCCCCGGCGCAGCGCAGCACGTCGACCAGGGGGGCGCGGGCGAACAAAAGCCCCAGAAAGGGATCGACAAAGGCCCGGACATGGGGCCGTTCCCGGCGCAGGCGGCCGACATCCTCGGCCAGTGAGGCGGTGGTTGCATCCATGGCGACGACTCTCCCCGTGCGTGCCCCGCCCGGGCCCGAGGCGGCCCGGCCAGGACGCGGCGATGCCCCTCCCGGGCGCATCTGGCGTGCCAACAATCGCCCCGGGCGTCAACCGGGGGGCAGGATTGGCCGGGCACACGGTTTCCGGACGCGCCGCGGGAAAATATTCTTGTATTTAAACTAGCTTAACTTCGCCTTACGGCAAAAACCCTCCCCAGAAGGGTCTTTTTCTTGGAAAAACCGTGCCTGTTAGTGCCAACGCTCAAGCAATTCGGATTCCTTTGACCCCCTCTGTCCGGTTTTCCTAATAAGTAGTGTGCCTGATTCGACATAAGTCCGGCTCCACACGCAAGGGCGCCTGGGGCTGGGGAACCGGAAAAAGGAGGCGGTATGGGCATTTCGCGACGTGGGTTCATGAAACTGACGGGGGTCGGGCTGGCCTGCCTGGGGCTTAAGGACCTCGGCCTCGATCCCCGTCCGGCGGCGGCGTACGCGACGACGCTGCGCATCGAAGGGGCCAAGGAATTTCAATCGACCTGTCCTTTCTGTTCCTGCGGCTGTAGCATCCTGATGTTCGTCAAGGACGGCAAATTCTTGAGCTCCGAGGGCGATCCGGACTATCCGGTCAGCGAAGGGGCGCTGTGCCCCAAGGGCGCGGCCTTCCACGCCATGCACGTCAGCCACCACCGCATCCTCAAGCCCAAGTACCGGGCGCCGGGCAGCGACAAGTGGGAGGAAAAGGACTGGGACTTCGTCCTCGACCGCATCGCCAGGCGCGTCAAGGAGACCCGCGACCGCGATTTCATCGAGAAAAACGACAAGGGCCAGACCGTCAACCGCGTCGAGTCCATCTTCCACCTCGGCACCTCCCAGATGGACAACGAGGAGTGCGCCGTCACCCATCAAATGCTGCGCAGCCTGGGGGTCGTCCATATCGACCACCAGGCCCGGGTCTGACACTCGCCCACGGTACCGGCTCTGGCAGAGTCGTTCGGACGCGGCGCGATGACCCAGCACTGGATTGACATCAAGAATGCGGACGTGGTGCTGATTATGGGCAGCAACGCCGCGGAACACCACCCCATCTCGTTTAAATGGGTACTCAAGGCCAAGGATGCCGGGGCCACCGTCATCCACGTGGACCCGAAATTCTCCCGCACCTCGGCCCGCAGCGATTTTCACGTGCCGCTGCGCTCCGGCACGGACATCGCCTTCCTGGGCGGCCTGATGAAGTACATCATCGACAAGGAACTCTACTTCAAGCAGTTCGTTGTCGAATACACCAACGCCTCGTTCCTCGTCGCCGACGGCTTCTCCTTCAAGGACGGCCTGTTCTCGGGCTTCGACCCGGCCACCAAGACCTACGACCGCAAGACCTGGACCTTCGACAAGGACGAGAACGGCCTCGTCGTCAAGGACAAGACCTTGCAGCATCCCCGCAGCGTCTTCCAGCTGCTCAAAAAGCACTATGCCCGCTACGACATCGACACCGTCTCGGCCGTGACAGGCGTGTCCAAGGACAACCTGCTCAAGGTCTGGGACGCCGTGGCCGCCACGGGCAAGCCCAACAAGGCCGCCACCATGATGTACGCCCTGGGCTGGACCCAGCACAGCGTGGGCGTGCAGAACATCCGTTGCGCCGGCATCATCCAGCTGCTTTTAGGCAACGTCGGCGTGGCCGGCGGCGGCATCAACGCGCTGCGCGGCGAACCCAACGTCCAGGGCTCCACGGACCACGCCCTGCTCTACGATTCCATTCCCGGCTACCATCCGGTGCCGATCGCCGCCTGGGGGACCCTGGCCGACTACCTCAAGGCCAACACGCCGGTTTCCAAGGACCCCAAAAGCGTCAACTGGTGGCAGAACCGGCCCAAGTACGTGGTCAGCCTGCTCAAGTCCTGGTACGGCGACGCGGCCACCCCGGAAAACGAGTTCGGCTACGGCTGGCTGCCCAAAATCGAGCCCAACCTCGAGTACGCCAGCCTGTTCATGTTCGACAAGATGTACAAGGGCAAGATCAAGGGCGGCTTCATCTACGGCCACAACCCGGCCATGTCCATGCCCAACACGCACAAGATCCGCAAGGCGCTGACCAACCTCGACTGGTTCGTCATCGGCGAGGCCCACGAGACCGAAACGGCCGCCTTCTGGCGCCAGCCGGGATTCGACCCCAAAAACGTCAAGACCGAGGTGTTCCTGCTGCCGTCGTGCCAGCGCGGCGAGAAGGACGGCACCACCTCCAATTCCGGCCGCTGGCACATGTGGCACTACAAGGCCTACGAGCCGGCCGGCGACAGCAAGCCCATGGGCTGGATGGTGGTCGAGATCATGAAGCGCGTCAAGGCGCTCTACGAGAAGGAAGGCGGCGCCTTCACCGCGCCCATCGTCAATCTCGACTGGTACAAGGAATACGACCCGGACTTCGTGGCCAAAAAGATCAACGGCCAGTACACCCGTGACGTCACCGTCGGCGACAAGCTCTACAAGAAGGGCGACCAGGTGCCGGCCTTCCCGATGCTCACCGCCGACGGCGCGACCACCAGCATGTGCTGGGTCTACGCCGGCAGCTACACGGCCGCCGGCAACCTGACCAAGCGCCGGGACCACAACCAGACGCCCCTGCAGGCCAAGATCGGGCTTTTCCCGAACTACTCCTGGGCCTGGCCGGTCAACCGGCGCATCATCTACAACCGCGCCTCGGTGGACGTGAACGGCAAGCCCTACAACCCGGCCAAGACCGTCATCGCCTGGGAAGAGGGCAAATGGATCGGCGACGTGCCGGACGGGCCGGCGCCCCCCATGGCCGACCCCAAGGGCGTCTACCCGTTCATCATGCACACCGAGGGCCACGGCCAGCTCTTCGGCCCCGGCCGGGTGGACGGCCCCTTCCCCGAGCACTACGAGCCGGCGGAAACGCCCGTCACGGTCAACCCCTTCTCCAAGCAGATGAACAACCCCTGCATGAAGGTGGCCGAAAGCGACATGGACGCCCTGGCCAAGCCGGGCGACCCGCGCTTCCCCATCGTGCTGACCACCTACAGCATGACCGAGCACTGGTGCGGCGGCGGCGACACCCGCAACACCCCGCCGCTGCTGGAGGCCGAACCCCAGCTCTACGTCGAGATGAGCCAGGAGCTGGCCAAGGAAAAAGGCATCAAGAACGGCGATCCGGTCATCCTCGAAAGCCTGCGCGGCAAGGTCGAGGCCATCGCCATGGTCACCGTGCGCATGACCCCGCTTCAGGTCGCGGGAAAAACCCTTCACCTCGTCGGCATGCCGTTTTGCTTCGGCTGGACCACGCCGGGCGTGGGCGACGCCACCAACCGCCTGACGGTGTCGGTGGCCGATCCCAACACCCGCATTCCGGAGTACAAGGCCTGCCTGTGCAACGTGCGCAAGGCCGACAAGGTGACGGAACTCTACCGCTAACACGCGTCCCGGCCGGCGGCCGCGACGCCGCCGGCCGGGCCACATACGGAGCGCGCCATGCCCAAGACCTTTTTCATCGACACCTCCCGCTGCACGGCCTGCCGGGGTTGCCAGGTGGCCTGCAAGGAATGGCACCAGCACAAGTCCGTGCCGACCAAACAGACCGGCACCCACCAGAACCCGCCGGACTTCACGCCGTTCAACTTCAAGATCGTGCGGTTTTCCGAACACAAGATCGACGGCCGGATCAAGTGGCTGTTCTTCCCGGACCAATGCCGCCATTGCATCAACCCGCCCTGCAAGGACGCGGCCGACGCCTACGTGCCCGGGGCCATCATCCAGGACGAGGCCACGGGGGCGGTGCTCTACACCGACCTGACCAAAAAGCTCACCATCGACCAGGCCCGGGAAGTGCGCGACGTGTGCCCCTACGCCATCCCGGTGCGGGACGAGGACTCGGGCCAGCTCACCAAATGCGACTGGTGCATCGACCGCCAGCGGGCCGGCATGCTGCCGGCCTGCGTGAAGACCTGCTGCACCGGGACCATGAACTACGGCGAGCGGGCCGACATGCTGGCCCTGGCCCAGAAGTCCCTGGCCAAGGTCAAGGAGACCCATCCCCAGGCCCAACTCCTCGACGAGGACTACCTGGGCGTCATCTACCTCGTCACCGAGCCCCGCAAACTCTACCATGAATACGCCGAGCGCCGGGAACCTCGCGGCCCGCAAGGCCCGATGTCGCGGCAGGCGTTTCTGGCCATGCTGGCCCGGCCGGTCACCCGGATGCGCGGCTAGCCGGAAAACCCGTTCCCAGGCCGCGCGGCCGCCATCTGCCAGTGGCGTCCGCGCGGCCGTTTGCCCGCAAAGGAAATTCCATGCGTATTCCCCCGAACATGTCCCGGGCCAGGCCGGACCTGCCCGACCTGCCGCCGCCGGCGGCGTTGTCCGGCATCGTCGACCGCTTCGCGGCCCTGGCGGGCCTGCGCCGCAAGATCGCCGAG harbors:
- a CDS encoding citrate synthase, which translates into the protein MREVKTATLTYGDKTLHLPVTVGSEGEVGIDVTSLEKEAGLLTFDPGYANTGSCLSGITFVDGEKGILRYRGIPIEQLAEKSSFIETAMLLIFGKLPTSEERSDFRVLLSEHELLHEGLLHHFDGFQPGGQPMAILSAVINSLGNYHPELLEIQSMDEFVMAVAKLVSKVRTIAAFSYRKSRGLPFMYPDPNLSYCRNFLHMMFSVPNRDFEATPQAVAALSLFLVVHADHEQNCSCSTVRMVGSTQANLFASVSSGICALWGRLHGGANAAVIEMLEQILAGKHKVKSFLDLVKRRERRLMGFGHRVYKNFDPRAKVLKKAAHDLVFQSGKSDPLMDVALELEEAALSDDYFKSRKLYPNVDFYSGIILRALGIPVNMFPVMFAIGRMPGWIAHWREENRDPTTRIHRPRQIYTGPPRRPYVPLDQR
- the fdnG gene encoding formate dehydrogenase-N subunit alpha, producing MGISRRGFMKLTGVGLACLGLKDLGLDPRPAAAYATTLRIEGAKEFQSTCPFCSCGCSILMFVKDGKFLSSEGDPDYPVSEGALCPKGAAFHAMHVSHHRILKPKYRAPGSDKWEEKDWDFVLDRIARRVKETRDRDFIEKNDKGQTVNRVESIFHLGTSQMDNEECAVTHQMLRSLGVVHIDHQARVUHSPTVPALAESFGRGAMTQHWIDIKNADVVLIMGSNAAEHHPISFKWVLKAKDAGATVIHVDPKFSRTSARSDFHVPLRSGTDIAFLGGLMKYIIDKELYFKQFVVEYTNASFLVADGFSFKDGLFSGFDPATKTYDRKTWTFDKDENGLVVKDKTLQHPRSVFQLLKKHYARYDIDTVSAVTGVSKDNLLKVWDAVAATGKPNKAATMMYALGWTQHSVGVQNIRCAGIIQLLLGNVGVAGGGINALRGEPNVQGSTDHALLYDSIPGYHPVPIAAWGTLADYLKANTPVSKDPKSVNWWQNRPKYVVSLLKSWYGDAATPENEFGYGWLPKIEPNLEYASLFMFDKMYKGKIKGGFIYGHNPAMSMPNTHKIRKALTNLDWFVIGEAHETETAAFWRQPGFDPKNVKTEVFLLPSCQRGEKDGTTSNSGRWHMWHYKAYEPAGDSKPMGWMVVEIMKRVKALYEKEGGAFTAPIVNLDWYKEYDPDFVAKKINGQYTRDVTVGDKLYKKGDQVPAFPMLTADGATTSMCWVYAGSYTAAGNLTKRRDHNQTPLQAKIGLFPNYSWAWPVNRRIIYNRASVDVNGKPYNPAKTVIAWEEGKWIGDVPDGPAPPMADPKGVYPFIMHTEGHGQLFGPGRVDGPFPEHYEPAETPVTVNPFSKQMNNPCMKVAESDMDALAKPGDPRFPIVLTTYSMTEHWCGGGDTRNTPPLLEAEPQLYVEMSQELAKEKGIKNGDPVILESLRGKVEAIAMVTVRMTPLQVAGKTLHLVGMPFCFGWTTPGVGDATNRLTVSVADPNTRIPEYKACLCNVRKADKVTELYR
- the fdhE gene encoding formate dehydrogenase accessory protein FdhE, translated to MDATTASLAEDVGRLRRERPHVRAFVDPFLGLLFARAPLVDVLRCAGASLPGPRPDPMRLSQGACLEPRDELAVLPADLERAVEVLQPAISSGFREVRPDLAAIGRAALADAAFAARVVGETLRDRRRAVAALAHPLGVDERVLAFWGVQLATPLAMARGRRLGPLVAEAAWNRGYCPVCGAWPGHARRDGGGVRMICSSCATAWRFSRPECPFCEAPGPSAQVYAVPGFDGERVVACRRCNHYLAELVEDALADYAPEVAGLALAPLELLARQHGHIPAVLDWRQMPWA
- a CDS encoding 4Fe-4S dicluster domain-containing protein; protein product: MPKTFFIDTSRCTACRGCQVACKEWHQHKSVPTKQTGTHQNPPDFTPFNFKIVRFSEHKIDGRIKWLFFPDQCRHCINPPCKDAADAYVPGAIIQDEATGAVLYTDLTKKLTIDQAREVRDVCPYAIPVRDEDSGQLTKCDWCIDRQRAGMLPACVKTCCTGTMNYGERADMLALAQKSLAKVKETHPQAQLLDEDYLGVIYLVTEPRKLYHEYAERREPRGPQGPMSRQAFLAMLARPVTRMRG